A portion of the Bacillus sp. es.034 genome contains these proteins:
- the rny gene encoding ribonuclease Y, translated as MQPITIIFILLGLIVGVVVGYLIRKSIAEAKIAGAKGSAEQILEDAKREADALKKEALLEAKDENHKLRTEMENDLRERRNELQKQENRLMQKEENLDRKDETLDKREGLLERKEGTLNERQQHIEEMESKVDEMVRSQQTELERISSLTRDEAKGIILDRVENELSHDIAIMVREHETRAKEDADKKAKEVLSLAIQRCAAEHVAETTVSVVNLPNDEMKGRIIGREGRNIRTLETLTGIDLIIDDTPEAVILSGFDPIRRETARIALEKLVQDGRIHPARIEEMVDKSRREVDEYIREIGEQTTFEVGVHGLHPDLIKILGRLKYRTSYGQNVLKHSMEVAYLSGLLAAELGEDERLAKRAGLLHDIGKAIDHEVEGSHVQIGVELATKYKEHPVVINSIASHHGDTEPTSIIAVLVAAADALSAARPGARSETLENYIRRLEKLEEISESYEGVEKSFAIQAGREVRIMVRPEAIDDLESHRLARDIRKRIEDELDYPGHIKVTVIRETRAVEYAK; from the coding sequence ATGCAACCTATTACAATCATCTTCATTTTGCTTGGCCTAATCGTCGGTGTAGTTGTTGGATACCTAATTCGTAAGTCCATTGCTGAAGCAAAGATTGCTGGTGCTAAAGGTTCAGCGGAGCAGATTTTAGAAGATGCGAAGCGCGAGGCAGATGCTCTGAAGAAAGAAGCACTTTTGGAAGCAAAGGACGAAAATCATAAACTTCGCACTGAAATGGAAAATGACCTTCGTGAACGAAGAAATGAATTGCAAAAACAAGAAAATCGTTTGATGCAAAAAGAGGAAAACCTCGATCGGAAAGATGAAACGCTTGATAAGCGTGAAGGCTTACTCGAGAGAAAAGAGGGGACTCTTAACGAGAGACAACAACATATTGAAGAGATGGAAAGCAAAGTGGACGAGATGGTACGATCACAGCAAACAGAGCTAGAACGTATCTCTAGCCTGACTCGAGATGAAGCGAAAGGAATCATCCTTGACCGCGTAGAAAATGAACTCTCCCATGATATCGCCATCATGGTCAGAGAGCATGAAACCCGTGCGAAGGAAGATGCAGATAAGAAGGCGAAAGAAGTCCTTTCACTGGCTATTCAACGTTGTGCTGCTGAACATGTGGCAGAAACAACGGTCAGTGTTGTGAATCTACCGAATGATGAGATGAAAGGTCGAATTATTGGGCGAGAAGGACGTAACATTCGTACGCTGGAAACACTTACGGGTATTGATTTAATTATTGATGATACTCCTGAAGCGGTTATTCTTTCTGGTTTTGATCCGATTCGTAGAGAAACGGCTCGAATTGCATTAGAGAAATTAGTTCAGGATGGACGTATCCACCCTGCACGAATTGAAGAAATGGTGGATAAATCCCGCCGTGAAGTGGATGAGTATATCCGGGAAATTGGTGAACAGACAACTTTCGAAGTAGGCGTTCATGGCCTTCATCCGGATTTGATCAAGATCCTCGGGCGTTTGAAGTATCGTACAAGTTACGGTCAAAACGTTTTAAAACACTCAATGGAAGTGGCCTATCTGTCCGGACTACTAGCAGCTGAGCTTGGTGAGGATGAAAGACTCGCCAAACGCGCCGGATTGCTTCATGATATCGGTAAGGCGATCGATCACGAAGTGGAAGGAAGCCACGTGCAAATTGGTGTAGAGCTTGCAACGAAGTATAAAGAACATCCTGTTGTCATCAACAGTATTGCTTCTCACCATGGAGATACAGAGCCAACGTCCATCATTGCCGTACTGGTTGCTGCAGCTGATGCTTTATCTGCTGCAAGACCAGGAGCAAGAAGTGAAACGCTTGAGAACTACATCCGTCGACTGGAGAAACTGGAAGAAATCTCAGAGTCATATGAAGGCGTTGAGAAATCCTTCGCGATCCAGGCAGGACGTGAAGTACGCATCATGGTAAGACCGGAAGCCATTGACGATCTGGAATCTCACCGATTGGCAAGGGATATCCGTAAACGTATTGAAGATGAGCTTGATTATCCGGGCCATATTAAAGTAACGGTCATCCGTGAAACAAGGGCCGTCGAATACGCAAAATAA
- the recA gene encoding recombinase RecA, translating to MSDRKAALDMALKQIEKQFGKGSIMKLGEKTDRNVVTCPSGSLALDAALGIGGYPRGRIIEVYGPESSGKTTVALHAIAEVQAQGGQAAFIDAEHALDPEYAQKLGVNIDELLLSQPDTGEQALEIAEALVRSGAVDAIVIDSVAALVPKAEIEGEMGDAHVGLQARLMSQALRKLSGAINKSKTIAIFINQIREKVGVMFGNPETTPGGRALKFYSSVRLEVRRAETLKQGNEMVGNKTKIKVVKNKVAPPFRVAEVDIMYGEGISKEGEIVDLGSELDIVQKSGAWYSYNEERLGQGRENAKIFLKENPEIRNEIMLKIREHYGLDTGRAETDDQGELSLLED from the coding sequence GTGAGCGATCGTAAAGCAGCCTTAGATATGGCGTTAAAACAAATAGAAAAGCAGTTTGGTAAAGGCTCAATCATGAAACTTGGGGAGAAAACGGACAGAAACGTAGTAACATGTCCAAGTGGTTCACTCGCACTGGATGCTGCTCTTGGAATAGGCGGATATCCACGTGGAAGGATCATTGAGGTGTATGGTCCCGAGTCATCTGGTAAAACAACTGTGGCACTTCATGCGATTGCAGAGGTACAGGCTCAGGGCGGGCAGGCGGCATTCATCGATGCAGAGCACGCACTTGATCCCGAGTATGCTCAAAAGCTTGGTGTAAACATAGATGAATTATTGCTTTCACAACCGGATACAGGTGAACAGGCACTGGAAATCGCTGAAGCACTTGTACGTAGTGGAGCGGTGGATGCCATCGTTATCGACTCTGTGGCAGCCCTTGTACCGAAGGCAGAAATCGAAGGAGAGATGGGAGACGCTCACGTAGGTCTTCAAGCCCGATTAATGTCACAGGCCCTTCGTAAGCTTTCCGGTGCCATCAATAAGTCGAAGACCATTGCGATCTTCATTAACCAGATCCGTGAGAAGGTCGGTGTCATGTTCGGTAATCCTGAAACGACCCCCGGTGGACGCGCACTGAAGTTCTATTCTTCCGTACGTCTGGAAGTCCGTCGTGCGGAAACCCTTAAGCAAGGGAATGAAATGGTAGGGAATAAAACGAAGATCAAAGTAGTGAAAAATAAAGTGGCTCCACCTTTCCGTGTAGCGGAAGTCGATATCATGTACGGGGAAGGAATCTCCAAAGAAGGTGAAATCGTCGATCTTGGGTCTGAATTGGACATCGTTCAAAAGAGCGGTGCCTGGTACTCCTACAACGAAGAGCGCCTGGGTCAAGGACGTGAGAACGCAAAGATCTTCCTGAAAGAAAATCCTGAGATCCGAAATGAAATCATGCTGAAGATCCGTGAACATTACGGATTGGATACAGGTCGTGCCGAAACGGACGATCAAGGTGAATTGAGTCTTCTGGAAGACTAA
- a CDS encoding competence/damage-inducible protein A yields MNAEIIAVGSELLLGQIVNSNAQFISEQLAEMGVNVYYHTSVGDNPARLQQVIEAANKRADLLIFTGGLGPTKDDLTKETIANALGTTLSMDHDALESIKSYFQKVNRDMTPNNEKQALILSGAHVLKNEHGMAPGMLLKKDGTAYMLLPGPPSEMRPMFDKHGKQAILNLMKKKEVIHSRVLRFFGIGEAELETDLEDLIDRQTNPTIAPLASDGEVTLRLTAKHESRDVAVSLLDTVEKEILNRVGEYFYGYNQDSLVEVGFHLLKKKGLTLSCAESLTGGLFQAQLTSIPGASDVLSGGVICYQDEIKKRILSVNDRTLKQHTAVSEQCARELAENVRELFSTDIGISFTGVAGPDAHQGHPAGTVWIGLSMKDGATRTFLLNLGGGRNGNRMRTAKYGWHYLIKELS; encoded by the coding sequence ATGAATGCAGAAATAATAGCGGTTGGTTCAGAGTTACTGCTCGGACAAATCGTCAATTCCAATGCTCAATTCATTTCCGAACAGTTAGCTGAAATGGGAGTGAACGTGTATTATCACACAAGTGTGGGGGATAACCCTGCCCGTTTACAGCAGGTCATTGAGGCAGCGAATAAGCGGGCGGACTTGTTGATCTTTACTGGAGGCCTTGGACCCACAAAGGATGATCTGACGAAAGAAACGATTGCAAATGCTTTAGGAACGACTTTAAGCATGGATCATGACGCACTGGAATCGATAAAAAGCTATTTTCAAAAGGTCAATCGTGATATGACTCCGAATAATGAAAAACAAGCCCTCATATTATCGGGTGCACATGTATTGAAGAACGAACATGGCATGGCTCCGGGGATGTTATTGAAAAAGGACGGCACTGCCTATATGCTTCTCCCTGGTCCGCCGTCTGAAATGAGGCCGATGTTTGATAAGCACGGCAAACAGGCGATCCTGAACTTGATGAAGAAGAAAGAAGTCATCCATTCACGGGTACTTCGTTTCTTTGGCATCGGGGAAGCAGAGCTTGAAACGGATTTGGAAGATCTGATCGACAGGCAAACCAATCCGACTATCGCCCCTCTCGCAAGTGACGGGGAAGTGACCTTGAGGCTTACGGCTAAGCACGAGTCAAGGGATGTTGCCGTGTCATTATTGGATACAGTTGAAAAAGAGATCTTGAACCGGGTGGGGGAATACTTCTACGGTTATAATCAGGATTCCCTTGTTGAAGTGGGGTTCCATTTATTAAAAAAGAAGGGCCTTACCCTATCGTGTGCAGAAAGTTTGACTGGAGGACTGTTTCAGGCTCAACTGACGTCTATACCCGGAGCATCGGACGTTTTGAGTGGTGGTGTGATCTGTTATCAAGATGAGATCAAGAAAAGGATTTTATCCGTTAATGATCGTACACTGAAACAGCATACAGCAGTAAGTGAGCAATGTGCACGGGAACTGGCTGAAAACGTCAGAGAGCTGTTTTCCACCGACATCGGGATAAGCTTTACAGGTGTAGCAGGCCCGGATGCTCATCAGGGTCATCCTGCCGGGACCGTCTGGATTGGATTATCAATGAAGGATGGAGCGACCAGGACATTTCTATTGAACCTCGGCGGTGGCCGAAATGGGAACCGGATGAGAACGGCGAAGTATGGTTGGCACTATTTGATCAAGGAATTGAGTTAG
- the pgsA gene encoding CDP-diacylglycerol--glycerol-3-phosphate 3-phosphatidyltransferase, translating into MNLPNKITVSRIFLIPLFLIIMLAPLNWGEMMFLGAEMPVKHFVGALIFIIAATTDWIDGYYARKLDLVTNLGKFLDPLADKLLVSAALIVLVELGLAPSWIVIIIISREFAVTGLRLVLAGEGEVVAAGQLGKIKTWAQIIAISALLLHNAIFELIDLPFATIALWVAMFFTIWSGWDYFKHNKKAFVNSK; encoded by the coding sequence GTGAACTTACCTAATAAGATTACAGTATCAAGGATATTTTTAATTCCATTATTTTTAATCATCATGCTTGCACCGTTAAATTGGGGTGAGATGATGTTTCTTGGGGCGGAAATGCCGGTGAAGCATTTTGTTGGAGCCTTGATTTTTATCATAGCGGCAACGACGGATTGGATTGACGGATATTATGCCAGGAAACTTGACCTTGTGACAAACCTGGGGAAATTCTTAGACCCGTTGGCAGATAAACTGCTTGTATCGGCTGCGTTAATCGTACTCGTTGAGCTGGGTCTTGCGCCATCGTGGATCGTCATCATCATCATCAGTCGCGAGTTTGCCGTAACAGGACTTCGTCTCGTATTAGCGGGGGAAGGTGAAGTGGTTGCTGCAGGTCAACTCGGGAAGATTAAGACATGGGCACAGATCATCGCCATCTCAGCCCTTCTTCTTCATAACGCCATTTTCGAACTGATCGATCTTCCATTTGCGACGATTGCTCTGTGGGTGGCTATGTTCTTTACCATCTGGTCAGGATGGGACTATTTCAAACATAATAAAAAAGCATTTGTGAATTCAAAATAA
- a CDS encoding RodZ family helix-turn-helix domain-containing protein, with amino-acid sequence MTELGNRLKEAREAKNYSLDDLQRITKIQKRYLIGIEEGNYDAMPGKFYVRAFIKQYCEAVGLPPEVIFEEHKEEIPTTYEDEIPVSLSRVQSRKSVSESSTKVFDFLPKLLIALFVIGALVAVWVFWQGKVGDKAPESNTEENQTQVDVDENKSAEGEKAADETKDKEQAEEPKPSEDQNDGEDNSQSEQSLEAVDSSDYKTTYELKNAKEFKLQLSAKGDTWVKVFNTDDQVLFEGLLKQGIKKDFDLSDDKQAYLIIGDASNTDISVNGKRLEYKISATDVVRQDIIINYAPQEQ; translated from the coding sequence GTGACGGAATTAGGAAATCGTTTAAAGGAAGCTCGAGAGGCTAAGAATTACAGCCTTGATGATTTACAAAGGATAACAAAAATTCAAAAACGCTATTTGATTGGAATCGAAGAAGGCAACTATGATGCGATGCCGGGTAAATTCTACGTGCGTGCATTTATTAAGCAATATTGTGAAGCGGTCGGACTTCCTCCTGAGGTGATCTTTGAGGAACACAAGGAAGAAATCCCGACGACCTATGAAGATGAAATACCGGTTTCCCTTTCAAGGGTGCAGTCCCGGAAGAGTGTTTCAGAGAGCTCGACGAAGGTATTTGACTTTCTACCGAAGCTCCTTATTGCACTCTTTGTCATCGGTGCACTTGTTGCGGTGTGGGTATTTTGGCAAGGGAAAGTAGGGGACAAGGCCCCTGAGTCCAATACGGAAGAAAACCAGACACAAGTAGATGTTGATGAGAATAAGAGTGCTGAGGGCGAGAAGGCTGCAGATGAAACAAAGGATAAAGAACAGGCGGAAGAACCCAAGCCTTCAGAAGATCAAAATGACGGTGAAGATAATTCCCAGTCTGAACAGTCTTTAGAAGCAGTGGACTCCTCAGATTATAAAACGACGTACGAATTAAAAAATGCAAAAGAATTCAAACTGCAATTGTCAGCTAAGGGAGACACATGGGTGAAAGTCTTTAACACCGACGACCAGGTTTTGTTTGAAGGACTGTTAAAACAGGGAATTAAAAAGGACTTTGACCTTTCCGATGATAAACAGGCATACCTTATTATTGGGGATGCTTCAAATACGGATATAAGTGTGAACGGCAAACGGCTTGAATATAAAATTTCTGCAACGGATGTCGTCAGGCAGGATATCATCATCAATTACGCACCACAAGAACAATAA
- a CDS encoding DUF3388 domain-containing protein, translated as MERKEWYLEYEIQKNRPGLLGDISSLLGMLSINIVTINGVDEGRRGMLLLANNDEQIMRLESILQTMDTINVTKLREPKLRDRLAVRHGRYIQRDADDKKTFRFVRDELGLLVDFLAELFKQEGHKLVGIRGMPRVGKTESIVASSVCANKKWLFVSSTLLKQTIRSKLIEDEYSAENLFIIDGIVSTRRASEKHWQLVREIMRLPAVKVIEHPDVFVQNSEYSLEDFDYIIELRNDPDEEITYELVEQNNLFQNSDFGGFDF; from the coding sequence ATGGAACGCAAAGAATGGTATTTAGAGTACGAAATACAAAAAAATCGTCCCGGCCTCTTAGGTGATATTTCCTCGTTATTAGGGATGCTTTCTATCAATATAGTGACGATAAATGGTGTGGATGAAGGAAGAAGGGGAATGCTTCTCCTTGCCAATAATGATGAACAGATCATGAGGCTTGAATCCATCCTTCAAACGATGGATACAATCAATGTGACAAAGCTCAGGGAACCTAAATTAAGGGACCGTCTTGCTGTGCGTCACGGTCGTTATATCCAGCGTGATGCCGACGACAAGAAAACGTTTCGATTTGTTCGTGATGAGCTTGGTTTATTAGTTGATTTTTTGGCTGAGTTATTTAAGCAGGAAGGACACAAGCTTGTTGGGATCAGAGGGATGCCCCGGGTAGGGAAGACCGAATCCATCGTGGCATCAAGTGTATGTGCGAATAAGAAGTGGCTTTTTGTCTCTTCTACTTTATTAAAACAAACGATACGGAGCAAGCTCATTGAAGACGAGTATTCCGCTGAGAATTTATTTATTATAGACGGCATCGTTTCTACACGCCGTGCAAGTGAAAAGCATTGGCAGCTGGTGAGGGAAATCATGAGATTACCTGCTGTGAAAGTAATCGAACATCCTGATGTTTTCGTTCAAAACTCTGAATATTCACTTGAAGATTTTGATTATATCATTGAACTTAGAAACGATCCTGATGAAGAAATTACATACGAATTAGTGGAACAAAATAATCTATTTCAAAATTCCGATTTTGGAGGTTTTGATTTTTAA
- a CDS encoding DUF3243 domain-containing protein yields MSVLDNWSDWKNFLGDRLNQAEHGGMEHETVNDLAYQIGDYLANQVEAKNDQEKVLADLWSVASPEEQHAIANMMVKLVNNNGSR; encoded by the coding sequence ATGTCTGTATTAGATAACTGGTCTGATTGGAAAAACTTTTTAGGGGATCGCCTAAACCAGGCAGAACACGGTGGCATGGAGCACGAAACGGTAAATGACTTGGCTTACCAAATCGGTGATTACTTAGCCAATCAAGTCGAAGCTAAGAACGATCAGGAAAAAGTATTAGCGGATTTATGGTCAGTCGCGTCTCCAGAAGAGCAACATGCCATCGCCAATATGATGGTCAAGCTTGTTAATAATAACGGTAGTCGTTAA
- a CDS encoding SDR family oxidoreductase, with protein MKYALITGASGGIGSSTALTLAEDGWNLYLHYHSNEGAIMELVRKVEALGVEAIPIQGNLANPEEVGDLVHSIFRLDAIIYCSGNSTWGLFQDHSEDDLNQMINLHVKSPLLLVQKLLPKLIEQKGAIVMVSSIWGQIGAACEVVYSTVKGAQIAFVKSLSKELALSGVRVNAIAPGAVDTSMMGSFTDEDKDTIREEIPMGRFGQPGEIADSIQFLLSSRASYITGQTLSVNGGWHT; from the coding sequence ATGAAGTATGCATTAATTACAGGGGCATCAGGTGGAATCGGGAGTAGTACTGCTCTTACGTTGGCAGAGGATGGATGGAATTTATACTTGCATTATCATTCCAATGAAGGGGCAATAATGGAATTGGTTCGGAAAGTGGAAGCGCTTGGGGTGGAGGCAATCCCCATTCAGGGTAATCTAGCCAACCCGGAGGAAGTGGGAGATCTCGTCCATTCCATATTCAGGCTCGATGCGATCATTTACTGCAGCGGAAATTCTACCTGGGGACTCTTCCAGGACCATTCTGAGGACGATCTGAATCAGATGATCAACCTTCATGTCAAAAGTCCGTTGCTCCTTGTCCAAAAACTCCTGCCGAAGCTGATTGAGCAGAAAGGGGCGATCGTCATGGTGAGTTCGATCTGGGGACAGATAGGAGCTGCATGTGAGGTTGTATATTCTACCGTCAAAGGTGCTCAAATAGCATTTGTGAAATCCTTGAGTAAAGAGCTTGCATTAAGCGGTGTTAGGGTGAACGCCATTGCTCCCGGTGCCGTTGATACGTCCATGATGGGCTCATTCACAGATGAAGATAAAGATACGATCCGTGAGGAGATCCCTATGGGCCGGTTTGGTCAACCGGGTGAAATTGCTGACTCCATTCAGTTTCTTCTATCATCCAGGGCCTCTTATATTACCGGCCAGACCTTGTCCGTCAACGGGGGATGGCACACATGA
- a CDS encoding pitrilysin family protein, which translates to MKKISFDQLQENLYYEKMSNGLDVYILPKKGFNKTYATFTTKYGSIDNHFVPLDEDDFVKVPDGIAHFLEHKLFEKEDGDVFQQFSKQGASANAFTSFTRTAYLFSSTTNVERNLETLIDFVQDPYFTEKTVEKEKGIIGQEITMYDDNPDWRLYFGVIQNMYKNHPVKIDIAGTIESITPITKDMLYQCYNTFYHPSNMLLFVVGSVDPEQIMNQVRSNQEEKEYEKMPEIKRKFEDEPETVAEKKQVLKMNVQSPKCLVGLKAPEPTQQGREMLRQELSMNVFLDMLFGKSSKYYSELYNDGLIDETFHYDYTQENGFGFLTVGGDTEKPDELSEKVQSLLLKAKRESLFTEEGLERTKKKKIGAFLRAINSPEYIANQFTRYAFNEMDLFEVVPTLESLKYDDIQAVAESIISEERFTVCQVVPKS; encoded by the coding sequence ATGAAGAAAATTTCCTTCGATCAATTACAAGAAAATTTGTATTATGAAAAAATGTCTAATGGGTTGGACGTATACATCCTCCCGAAAAAAGGTTTTAATAAAACGTATGCAACATTCACAACGAAATATGGAAGCATAGATAATCATTTTGTCCCTTTGGATGAAGATGATTTCGTGAAAGTGCCCGATGGAATAGCCCATTTCTTAGAGCATAAACTGTTTGAAAAAGAAGATGGAGATGTCTTCCAGCAGTTCAGTAAGCAGGGAGCATCCGCCAATGCGTTTACTTCCTTTACAAGGACAGCTTATCTGTTCTCGAGTACGACAAACGTAGAACGGAATTTAGAAACACTCATCGATTTCGTTCAAGATCCGTATTTCACAGAGAAGACGGTGGAAAAGGAAAAAGGCATCATCGGTCAGGAAATCACCATGTATGACGATAATCCCGATTGGCGATTATACTTCGGGGTCATCCAGAATATGTACAAAAATCATCCTGTGAAGATCGATATTGCAGGAACGATCGAATCCATCACCCCGATCACAAAGGATATGCTCTATCAGTGTTATAATACATTCTACCACCCAAGCAATATGCTCTTATTCGTGGTCGGCTCCGTTGATCCCGAACAGATCATGAACCAGGTCCGTTCGAATCAGGAAGAGAAAGAGTATGAAAAAATGCCTGAGATTAAGCGTAAATTCGAGGATGAACCAGAGACGGTAGCGGAGAAAAAACAGGTCCTTAAGATGAACGTCCAAAGTCCTAAGTGCCTCGTCGGTCTGAAAGCTCCGGAACCAACCCAGCAGGGGCGGGAAATGCTTAGACAAGAGCTTTCCATGAATGTTTTCCTTGATATGCTGTTCGGAAAGAGCTCAAAGTACTATTCCGAACTATATAATGATGGATTGATCGATGAGACATTCCATTATGACTATACACAGGAAAATGGCTTTGGTTTCCTTACGGTCGGTGGAGATACGGAAAAGCCGGATGAGCTCTCTGAGAAAGTACAATCTCTCCTTCTAAAAGCGAAACGGGAATCTCTTTTTACAGAGGAAGGTCTTGAGAGAACGAAGAAGAAGAAGATTGGGGCATTTCTGCGTGCCATTAATTCCCCTGAGTATATTGCGAATCAATTTACCCGCTATGCATTTAATGAAATGGATTTATTTGAAGTCGTGCCTACCCTTGAATCATTGAAATATGATGATATACAGGCAGTTGCGGAGTCCATTATTAGTGAAGAACGATTTACTGTATGTCAGGTCGTACCTAAATCATGA
- a CDS encoding pitrilysin family protein, whose protein sequence is MTAINEIVKKKPGYTLHIVQTDKYKTNSLVLKMKAPLDPETVTLRGLLPHVMQSSTKTYQSTTELRSHLDELYGANFFVDLGKKGEYHVVSMSVEIANEKFLKDSEPLLQKGIEFLADVLQNPHVENNEFDTKTVEKEKRNQKVRIQAVYDDKMRYANSRLVEEMCKGERFALHVNGVSDEVESTTAKSLYEYYQKVMAEDQFDLYVIGDVDVKEVESLCDRLLQLNERTPQQVDASFVKQKENENVVKEKQDVKQGKLNMGYRTHTQYGDDDYFALQVFNGIFGGFSHSKLFINVREKASLAYYAASRLESHKGLLMVMSGIEFEKYDQAVGIINEQLQAMKDGDFTDGEIDQTKAVIRNQLLETIDTSRGLVEVLYHNAVAHEEIDLKHWLDEIEKTTKEDIVKAANKVELDTIYFLTGMEG, encoded by the coding sequence ATGACAGCCATAAACGAGATAGTGAAGAAGAAACCTGGATACACGCTACATATCGTGCAGACGGATAAGTATAAAACCAATAGCCTTGTATTAAAGATGAAAGCCCCCCTCGACCCCGAAACAGTCACTTTACGGGGATTGCTGCCCCATGTGATGCAGAGTAGCACGAAGACCTATCAGAGCACTACGGAGTTACGCTCCCATCTGGATGAGTTATATGGAGCGAACTTCTTTGTGGATTTAGGTAAAAAAGGTGAGTACCATGTGGTCAGTATGTCTGTTGAAATCGCTAACGAAAAGTTTTTGAAGGATTCTGAGCCCCTGCTTCAAAAAGGAATCGAATTCCTTGCAGATGTCCTTCAGAACCCTCATGTTGAAAATAATGAGTTTGACACGAAAACAGTCGAAAAAGAAAAGCGGAATCAAAAGGTTAGAATTCAAGCAGTATATGACGATAAAATGCGCTATGCTAATTCACGACTGGTGGAAGAGATGTGTAAAGGTGAACGTTTCGCCCTCCATGTGAATGGTGTAAGTGACGAAGTGGAGTCCACCACTGCGAAGAGTTTATATGAATATTATCAAAAAGTGATGGCTGAAGATCAGTTTGATCTTTATGTGATCGGTGATGTTGATGTTAAAGAGGTTGAAAGCCTCTGTGATCGATTACTCCAATTGAATGAACGTACTCCTCAACAAGTGGATGCTTCCTTTGTGAAGCAAAAGGAAAATGAAAACGTCGTAAAAGAAAAGCAGGATGTGAAACAAGGGAAGCTGAACATGGGCTACCGTACACATACTCAATATGGCGACGATGATTATTTCGCTCTTCAAGTATTCAATGGAATATTCGGTGGTTTCTCCCATTCCAAATTGTTCATTAATGTGAGGGAGAAAGCCAGCCTCGCATATTATGCAGCAAGCCGTCTCGAAAGTCATAAAGGTTTATTGATGGTAATGTCCGGAATCGAATTTGAGAAATATGATCAAGCGGTAGGAATCATCAACGAGCAGCTCCAGGCAATGAAGGATGGAGACTTCACGGATGGTGAAATCGACCAGACAAAAGCGGTCATCCGAAACCAGCTTCTTGAAACCATCGATACCTCAAGAGGTTTGGTCGAAGTTCTTTACCATAATGCCGTAGCTCATGAAGAAATCGACCTCAAACATTGGTTGGATGAGATTGAAAAGACAACAAAAGAAGATATCGTAAAAGCCGCAAATAAAGTTGAACTTGATACGATTTACTTTCTAACAGGAATGGAGGGATAA
- a CDS encoding ABC transporter permease, whose product MGFIDILTILIPSTLLWATPLIFTALGGAFSERSGVVNIGLEGLMVIGAFSSIVFNLAFADTFGAATPWVALLVAMVMGGLLAVLHAVASITFRADQVVSGVAINLLAVGLTLFLVKRIYGKGQTDIISEGFGKVDVPLLHKIPVIGDIFFSNTYWPPFVAILVSFIVWFIMFKTPFGLRLRSVGEHPMAADTMGINVTKMRYIGVIISGAFAGVGGGVYAQAISSDFSHATISGQGFMALAALIFGKWHPLGAMGAALFFGFAQSLSIIGSSIPLFENIPSVFLLIAPYVLTILALTGFIGRADAPKALGTPYIKGNR is encoded by the coding sequence GTGGGTTTCATTGATATTTTGACAATACTCATCCCATCGACATTGCTTTGGGCAACTCCACTTATTTTCACTGCTTTGGGAGGGGCGTTCTCAGAGCGTTCAGGTGTAGTAAACATTGGACTCGAAGGCCTTATGGTCATCGGTGCCTTCTCAAGTATTGTATTCAACCTTGCTTTTGCAGATACGTTCGGTGCAGCGACTCCTTGGGTCGCGCTTCTTGTGGCCATGGTGATGGGGGGACTCTTGGCTGTCCTGCATGCCGTTGCTTCCATTACATTCAGGGCTGACCAGGTTGTATCAGGTGTAGCCATCAACCTGCTGGCAGTCGGGTTGACTCTTTTCTTAGTCAAACGTATCTATGGAAAAGGTCAAACGGATATCATCTCTGAAGGATTTGGAAAGGTCGATGTTCCATTGCTCCACAAAATCCCGGTCATTGGAGATATCTTCTTTTCCAACACATACTGGCCGCCATTCGTCGCGATCCTTGTATCTTTCATTGTTTGGTTCATTATGTTCAAAACCCCGTTCGGTTTAAGATTGCGTTCTGTAGGTGAGCATCCTATGGCTGCAGACACAATGGGAATCAATGTAACGAAAATGCGCTATATCGGTGTCATCATTTCCGGTGCTTTTGCAGGTGTCGGCGGGGGAGTATACGCCCAGGCGATTTCCTCGGATTTCAGCCATGCAACGATCAGTGGACAAGGGTTCATGGCCCTTGCAGCCTTGATCTTCGGGAAATGGCATCCACTTGGAGCCATGGGAGCGGCCCTGTTCTTCGGCTTCGCCCAAAGTTTAAGTATCATCGGATCAAGTATCCCGTTGTTTGAAAACATCCCAAGTGTATTCCTATTGATTGCGCCATATGTGCTTACCATCCTGGCACTGACCGGCTTCATCGGTCGTGCAGATGCACCTAAAGCACTTGGTACACCATACATCAAAGGAAACCGTTAA